The proteins below are encoded in one region of Tachypleus tridentatus isolate NWPU-2018 chromosome 4, ASM421037v1, whole genome shotgun sequence:
- the LOC143248781 gene encoding catenin delta-2-like isoform X7, with amino-acid sequence MTDSHLRYYHNNNADYRHFIQEGPPQVDSYSVSYQTSSTNGPQGDDGSLNSSQMSAPGENATLVSRSMSQTKTQQVKTVTKVIATREVRHIGPDGRPIEYPPPGTEYVPYHYGNPADSSHDYGTYDSGRPPSPAGQAPTHTAYSGDYAMYGRAPSLDSGRVYERCPPGDGQSYQEYDYRDYPPQPPSPPSAASESPPPQRAMPQAPHSGPIDFNHHPSRYEELDTTVGLPRPNFQDRYGNTPSPAPPGDRYGPYGYPGPQIPITSPGYNPYELGPPPQGYLDKRPSYDDHPQGHPSPFYPAPTAVLEDDVRLETLPEGQLLPPPRHPHLDYDPVESEGRDVRWRDPDLHEVIDFLGHPNNVVRVNAAAYLQHLCYMDDNMKQKTRALGGIPPLIELLNQEIPEIQRNACGALRNLSYGRQNDENKRAIRNAGGIPALVRLLRKTPDNEIRELVTGILWNLSSCEDLKRPIIDDALGVLLSHVIFPHVGWDRNRDNSESVRPQEVYWSTVFRNASGILRNVSSAGEYARKKLRECEGLVDSLLHLVKAAIGKNDMDNKSVENCVCIFRNLSYRCQEVEDPDYDKHVFQPSQPKGSPMKVGDNLGCFGASKKKKEAQNLEKQKKELMATNMPRPTSQPARGMELLWQPEIVHSYLSLLSECSNPETLEAAAGSIQNLAACYWQPSIDIRAAVRKEKGLPILVELLRMEVDRVVCAVATALRNLAMDQRNKELIGKYAMRDLVQKLPNSGSAHDVGTSNETIAAVLATLNEVIVKNSDFARSLLEAGGVERLTYIAKQRGKFSPRVVKFTAQLLYNMWQHQELREVYRRSGWKETHFITRTMVARSSASPTGSVNSTLSRPISTQGGTKYEDRTLPRGGQVGVYNQAEEYPMNDLAHPVELPHHRPPVGGVPIYPPAPMRSPVEPLYAQVNRDKKKNRHPDSSSQSMLLDHQGAPAGDSWV; translated from the exons GCGTTACTACCACAACAACAATGCTGACTATCGCCATTTCAT TCAGGAAGGCCCTCCTCAAGTTGACTCTTATAGTGTCAGCTACCAAACATCATCTACAAATGGCCCACAAGGTGATGACGGATCTCTCAACTCTTCCCAGATGTCTGCTCCTGGTGAAAATGCTACTCTTGTAAGCCGAAGTATGTCCCAGACAAAAACTCAACAA GTAAAGACTGTCACAAAAGTTATAGCAACACGAGAAGTCAGACATATAGGTCCTGATGGTCGGCCTATAGAGTACCCTCCTCCAGGAACTGAGTATGTTCCTTATCACTATGGTAATCCAGCAGATAGCAGTCACGATTATGGAACTTATGATTCAG GTCGTCCACCCAGTCCTGCAGGACAAGCACCAACACATACTGCCTATTCTGGGGACTATGCTATGTATGGTAGAGCACCTTCTTTGGATTCAGGCAGAGTATATGAGCGCTGTCCTCCAGGAGATGGTCAGAGTTATCAAGAGTATGACTATCGTGACTACCCTCCACAGCCACCTTCTCCACCATCAGCTGCATCTGAGTCACCTCCACCTCAGAGAGCAATGCCACAGGCTCCACACAGTGGGCCCATTGATTTTAATCACCACCCCTCAAGATATGAAGAACTTGACACTACAGTGGGTCTGCCTAGGCCTAATTTTCAAGATCGTTATGGAAATACTCCATCACCAGCTCCTCCTGGAGACAGATATG GCCCATATGGGTACCCAGGACCACAGATACCTATTACTTCACCAGGTTACAATCCTTATGAACTTGGTCCTCCACCTCAAGGGTACTTAGACAAAAGACCGAGCTATGACGATCATCCCCAGGGCCATCCTTCTCCTTTCTACCCTGCTCCCACAGCAGTGTTAGAAGATGATGTAAGATTGGAAACCCTTCCAGAAGGCCAACTTCTCCCACCTCCACGACACCCTCATCTTGACTATGACCCTGTTGAATCTGAAGGGAGAG ATGTACGATGGAGAGACCCTGACCTTCATGAAGTAATTGATTTTCTTGGTCATCCTAATAACGTTGTGCGTGTGAACGCAGCAGCTTATCTTCAGCATCTGTGTTACATGGATGACAACATGAAACAGAAGACAAG GGCTTTAGGAGGAATCCCGCCATTGATAGAGTTACTGAATCAAGAAATCCCTGAAATCCAAAGGAATGCTTGTGGGGCTCTCAGAAATCTTTCGTATGGAAGACAAAATGACGAAAATAAG aggGCTATACGTAATGCAGGAGGAATCCCTGCATTAGTAAGACTTCTTAGAAAAACACCTGATAATGAAATCAGAGAACTTGTAACAGGAATTTTGTGGAACCTGTCATCGTGTGAG GATTTGAAACGTCCAATTATAGATGATGCATTAGGTGTCCTGTTGAGCCATGTGATCTTTCCTCATGTTGGGTGGGATCGTAACAGAGATAACTCGGAATCTGTACGGCCTCAAGAAGTGTATTGGTCAACTGTGTTTCGCAATGCTAGTGGTATTTTGAG aaatgtGAGTTCTGCTGGAGAATATGCAAGGAAAAAACTTCGAGAGTGTGAAGGGCTCGTAGACTCTTTATTGCATCTCGTCAAAGCAGCAATTGGAAAGAATGACATGGATAACAAAAGTGTTGAAAACTGTGTTTGCATATTTCGAAACTTGTCTTATCGCTGCCAGGAAGTAGAAGACCCTGACTATGACAAACACGTGTTTCAACCATCTCAGCCCAAAGGTAGTCCAATGAAAG ttggtGACAACCTTGGATGTTTTGGTGCTAGTAAGAAGAAGAAAGAAGCTCAAAACctagaaaaacaaaagaaggaATTAATGGCTACAAACATGCCAAGACCCACTTCTCAGCCTGCACGAGGAATGGAGCTGCTTTGGCAACCAGAAATAGTTCATTCCTACCTGTCCTTGCTGTCTGAATGTTCAAATCCTGAAACTTTAGAAGCAGCAGCTGGAAGTATCCAGAACTTAGCAGCTTGTTATTGGCAG CCAAGCATAGACATTAGAGCAGCTGTGAGGAAGGAAAAAGGGTTACCAATTCTAGTGGAGCTCTTACGAATGGAAGTTGATAGGGTTGTATGTGCAGTTGCTACTGCTTTACGAAACCTTGCTATGGACCAAAGGAACAAAGAACTTATAG GGAAATATGCTATGCGAGATTTGGTTCAGAAACTTCCAAATAGTGGCTCTGCCCATGATGTTGGAACATCAAATGAAACCATTGCTGCTGTGCTTGCAACACTCAATGAAGTAATTGTTAAAAACAGTGATTTTGCTCGGTCACTGTTGGAAGCAGGAGGGGTGGAGAGATTAACTTACATAGCAAAACAAcgagggaaattttcccctcggGTAGTCAAGTTTACTGCTCAA tTGCTTTACAACATGTGGCAACATCAAGAGCTGCGAGAAGTGTACAGAAGATCAGGTTGGAAAGAAACTCATTTTATTACACGCACTATGGTTGCTCGTAGTTCTGCCTCTCCTACTGGAAGTGTTAATAGCACCCTTAGTCGACCAATTAGCACACAAGGTGGAACCAAATATGAAGATAGGACACTTCCACGTGGAGGACAAG tGGGTGTGTACAATCAG gCCGAAGAATATCCAATGAATGACCTAGCCCATCCTGTCGAACTTCCGCACCATCGGCCCCCTGTTGGAGGAGTGCCTATTTATCCACCTGCTCCA ATGAGATCCCCTGTAGAGCCACTTTATGCCCAAGTTAATCGTGACAAGAAGAAGAACCGCCATCCTGACTCGTCTTCCCAGTCCATGTTACTTGACCACCAGGGGGCGCCAGCAGGAGACTCCTGGGTGTGA
- the LOC143248781 gene encoding catenin delta-2-like isoform X6 has protein sequence MTDSHLVINRKIESTVEEQRVCTERVEEIQRRYYHNNNADYRHFIQEGPPQVDSYSVSYQTSSTNGPQGDDGSLNSSQMSAPGENATLVSRSMSQTKTQQVKTVTKVIATREVRHIGPDGRPIEYPPPGTEYVPYHYGNPADSSHDYGTYDSGRPPSPAGQAPTHTAYSGDYAMYGRAPSLDSGRVYERCPPGDGQSYQEYDYRDYPPQPPSPPSAASESPPPQRAMPQAPHSGPIDFNHHPSRYEELDTTVGLPRPNFQDRYGNTPSPAPPGDRYGPYGYPGPQIPITSPGYNPYELGPPPQGYLDKRPSYDDHPQGHPSPFYPAPTAVLEDDVRLETLPEGQLLPPPRHPHLDYDPVESEGRDVRWRDPDLHEVIDFLGHPNNVVRVNAAAYLQHLCYMDDNMKQKTRALGGIPPLIELLNQEIPEIQRNACGALRNLSYGRQNDENKRAIRNAGGIPALVRLLRKTPDNEIRELVTGILWNLSSCEDLKRPIIDDALGVLLSHVIFPHVGWDRNRDNSESVRPQEVYWSTVFRNASGILRNVSSAGEYARKKLRECEGLVDSLLHLVKAAIGKNDMDNKSVENCVCIFRNLSYRCQEVEDPDYDKHVFQPSQPKGSPMKVGDNLGCFGASKKKKEAQNLEKQKKELMATNMPRPTSQPARGMELLWQPEIVHSYLSLLSECSNPETLEAAAGSIQNLAACYWQPSIDIRAAVRKEKGLPILVELLRMEVDRVVCAVATALRNLAMDQRNKELIGKYAMRDLVQKLPNSGSAHDVGTSNETIAAVLATLNEVIVKNSDFARSLLEAGGVERLTYIAKQRGKFSPRVVKFTAQLLYNMWQHQELREVYRRSGWKETHFITRTMVARSSASPTGSVNSTLSRPISTQGGTKYEDRTLPRGGQVGVYNQAEEYPMNDLAHPVELPHHRPPVGGVPIYPPAPMRSPVEPLYAQVNRDKKKNRHPDSSSQSMLLDHQGAPAGDSWV, from the exons TGTGATAAACAGAAAAATTGAATCCACAGTGGAAGAGCAGCGGGTGTGCACAGAAAGAGTGGAAGAAATTCAAAG GCGTTACTACCACAACAACAATGCTGACTATCGCCATTTCAT TCAGGAAGGCCCTCCTCAAGTTGACTCTTATAGTGTCAGCTACCAAACATCATCTACAAATGGCCCACAAGGTGATGACGGATCTCTCAACTCTTCCCAGATGTCTGCTCCTGGTGAAAATGCTACTCTTGTAAGCCGAAGTATGTCCCAGACAAAAACTCAACAA GTAAAGACTGTCACAAAAGTTATAGCAACACGAGAAGTCAGACATATAGGTCCTGATGGTCGGCCTATAGAGTACCCTCCTCCAGGAACTGAGTATGTTCCTTATCACTATGGTAATCCAGCAGATAGCAGTCACGATTATGGAACTTATGATTCAG GTCGTCCACCCAGTCCTGCAGGACAAGCACCAACACATACTGCCTATTCTGGGGACTATGCTATGTATGGTAGAGCACCTTCTTTGGATTCAGGCAGAGTATATGAGCGCTGTCCTCCAGGAGATGGTCAGAGTTATCAAGAGTATGACTATCGTGACTACCCTCCACAGCCACCTTCTCCACCATCAGCTGCATCTGAGTCACCTCCACCTCAGAGAGCAATGCCACAGGCTCCACACAGTGGGCCCATTGATTTTAATCACCACCCCTCAAGATATGAAGAACTTGACACTACAGTGGGTCTGCCTAGGCCTAATTTTCAAGATCGTTATGGAAATACTCCATCACCAGCTCCTCCTGGAGACAGATATG GCCCATATGGGTACCCAGGACCACAGATACCTATTACTTCACCAGGTTACAATCCTTATGAACTTGGTCCTCCACCTCAAGGGTACTTAGACAAAAGACCGAGCTATGACGATCATCCCCAGGGCCATCCTTCTCCTTTCTACCCTGCTCCCACAGCAGTGTTAGAAGATGATGTAAGATTGGAAACCCTTCCAGAAGGCCAACTTCTCCCACCTCCACGACACCCTCATCTTGACTATGACCCTGTTGAATCTGAAGGGAGAG ATGTACGATGGAGAGACCCTGACCTTCATGAAGTAATTGATTTTCTTGGTCATCCTAATAACGTTGTGCGTGTGAACGCAGCAGCTTATCTTCAGCATCTGTGTTACATGGATGACAACATGAAACAGAAGACAAG GGCTTTAGGAGGAATCCCGCCATTGATAGAGTTACTGAATCAAGAAATCCCTGAAATCCAAAGGAATGCTTGTGGGGCTCTCAGAAATCTTTCGTATGGAAGACAAAATGACGAAAATAAG aggGCTATACGTAATGCAGGAGGAATCCCTGCATTAGTAAGACTTCTTAGAAAAACACCTGATAATGAAATCAGAGAACTTGTAACAGGAATTTTGTGGAACCTGTCATCGTGTGAG GATTTGAAACGTCCAATTATAGATGATGCATTAGGTGTCCTGTTGAGCCATGTGATCTTTCCTCATGTTGGGTGGGATCGTAACAGAGATAACTCGGAATCTGTACGGCCTCAAGAAGTGTATTGGTCAACTGTGTTTCGCAATGCTAGTGGTATTTTGAG aaatgtGAGTTCTGCTGGAGAATATGCAAGGAAAAAACTTCGAGAGTGTGAAGGGCTCGTAGACTCTTTATTGCATCTCGTCAAAGCAGCAATTGGAAAGAATGACATGGATAACAAAAGTGTTGAAAACTGTGTTTGCATATTTCGAAACTTGTCTTATCGCTGCCAGGAAGTAGAAGACCCTGACTATGACAAACACGTGTTTCAACCATCTCAGCCCAAAGGTAGTCCAATGAAAG ttggtGACAACCTTGGATGTTTTGGTGCTAGTAAGAAGAAGAAAGAAGCTCAAAACctagaaaaacaaaagaaggaATTAATGGCTACAAACATGCCAAGACCCACTTCTCAGCCTGCACGAGGAATGGAGCTGCTTTGGCAACCAGAAATAGTTCATTCCTACCTGTCCTTGCTGTCTGAATGTTCAAATCCTGAAACTTTAGAAGCAGCAGCTGGAAGTATCCAGAACTTAGCAGCTTGTTATTGGCAG CCAAGCATAGACATTAGAGCAGCTGTGAGGAAGGAAAAAGGGTTACCAATTCTAGTGGAGCTCTTACGAATGGAAGTTGATAGGGTTGTATGTGCAGTTGCTACTGCTTTACGAAACCTTGCTATGGACCAAAGGAACAAAGAACTTATAG GGAAATATGCTATGCGAGATTTGGTTCAGAAACTTCCAAATAGTGGCTCTGCCCATGATGTTGGAACATCAAATGAAACCATTGCTGCTGTGCTTGCAACACTCAATGAAGTAATTGTTAAAAACAGTGATTTTGCTCGGTCACTGTTGGAAGCAGGAGGGGTGGAGAGATTAACTTACATAGCAAAACAAcgagggaaattttcccctcggGTAGTCAAGTTTACTGCTCAA tTGCTTTACAACATGTGGCAACATCAAGAGCTGCGAGAAGTGTACAGAAGATCAGGTTGGAAAGAAACTCATTTTATTACACGCACTATGGTTGCTCGTAGTTCTGCCTCTCCTACTGGAAGTGTTAATAGCACCCTTAGTCGACCAATTAGCACACAAGGTGGAACCAAATATGAAGATAGGACACTTCCACGTGGAGGACAAG tGGGTGTGTACAATCAG gCCGAAGAATATCCAATGAATGACCTAGCCCATCCTGTCGAACTTCCGCACCATCGGCCCCCTGTTGGAGGAGTGCCTATTTATCCACCTGCTCCA ATGAGATCCCCTGTAGAGCCACTTTATGCCCAAGTTAATCGTGACAAGAAGAAGAACCGCCATCCTGACTCGTCTTCCCAGTCCATGTTACTTGACCACCAGGGGGCGCCAGCAGGAGACTCCTGGGTGTGA
- the LOC143248781 gene encoding catenin delta-1-like isoform X1, protein MPSGDSSTRNRPLVSCDYQAVPAVSPFDVIESVKQEYRRRDREHEEGGSISSYVSAEGPYNWRPSLLEPAISENPKPDPKMTDSHLVINRKIESTVEEQRVCTERVEEIQRRYYHNNNADYRHFIQEGPPQVDSYSVSYQTSSTNGPQGDDGSLNSSQMSAPGENATLVSRSMSQTKTQQVKTVTKVIATREVRHIGPDGRPIEYPPPGTEYVPYHYGNPADSSHDYGTYDSGRPPSPAGQAPTHTAYSGDYAMYGRAPSLDSGRVYERCPPGDGQSYQEYDYRDYPPQPPSPPSAASESPPPQRAMPQAPHSGPIDFNHHPSRYEELDTTVGLPRPNFQDRYGNTPSPAPPGDRYGPYGYPGPQIPITSPGYNPYELGPPPQGYLDKRPSYDDHPQGHPSPFYPAPTAVLEDDVRLETLPEGQLLPPPRHPHLDYDPVESEGRDVRWRDPDLHEVIDFLGHPNNVVRVNAAAYLQHLCYMDDNMKQKTRALGGIPPLIELLNQEIPEIQRNACGALRNLSYGRQNDENKRAIRNAGGIPALVRLLRKTPDNEIRELVTGILWNLSSCEDLKRPIIDDALGVLLSHVIFPHVGWDRNRDNSESVRPQEVYWSTVFRNASGILRNVSSAGEYARKKLRECEGLVDSLLHLVKAAIGKNDMDNKSVENCVCIFRNLSYRCQEVEDPDYDKHVFQPSQPKGSPMKVGDNLGCFGASKKKKEAQNLEKQKKELMATNMPRPTSQPARGMELLWQPEIVHSYLSLLSECSNPETLEAAAGSIQNLAACYWQPSIDIRAAVRKEKGLPILVELLRMEVDRVVCAVATALRNLAMDQRNKELIGKYAMRDLVQKLPNSGSAHDVGTSNETIAAVLATLNEVIVKNSDFARSLLEAGGVERLTYIAKQRGKFSPRVVKFTAQLLYNMWQHQELREVYRRSGWKETHFITRTMVARSSASPTGSVNSTLSRPISTQGGTKYEDRTLPRGGQVGVYNQAEEYPMNDLAHPVELPHHRPPVGGVPIYPPAPMRSPVEPLYAQVNRDKKKNRHPDSSSQSMLLDHQGAPAGDSWV, encoded by the exons TGTGATAAACAGAAAAATTGAATCCACAGTGGAAGAGCAGCGGGTGTGCACAGAAAGAGTGGAAGAAATTCAAAG GCGTTACTACCACAACAACAATGCTGACTATCGCCATTTCAT TCAGGAAGGCCCTCCTCAAGTTGACTCTTATAGTGTCAGCTACCAAACATCATCTACAAATGGCCCACAAGGTGATGACGGATCTCTCAACTCTTCCCAGATGTCTGCTCCTGGTGAAAATGCTACTCTTGTAAGCCGAAGTATGTCCCAGACAAAAACTCAACAA GTAAAGACTGTCACAAAAGTTATAGCAACACGAGAAGTCAGACATATAGGTCCTGATGGTCGGCCTATAGAGTACCCTCCTCCAGGAACTGAGTATGTTCCTTATCACTATGGTAATCCAGCAGATAGCAGTCACGATTATGGAACTTATGATTCAG GTCGTCCACCCAGTCCTGCAGGACAAGCACCAACACATACTGCCTATTCTGGGGACTATGCTATGTATGGTAGAGCACCTTCTTTGGATTCAGGCAGAGTATATGAGCGCTGTCCTCCAGGAGATGGTCAGAGTTATCAAGAGTATGACTATCGTGACTACCCTCCACAGCCACCTTCTCCACCATCAGCTGCATCTGAGTCACCTCCACCTCAGAGAGCAATGCCACAGGCTCCACACAGTGGGCCCATTGATTTTAATCACCACCCCTCAAGATATGAAGAACTTGACACTACAGTGGGTCTGCCTAGGCCTAATTTTCAAGATCGTTATGGAAATACTCCATCACCAGCTCCTCCTGGAGACAGATATG GCCCATATGGGTACCCAGGACCACAGATACCTATTACTTCACCAGGTTACAATCCTTATGAACTTGGTCCTCCACCTCAAGGGTACTTAGACAAAAGACCGAGCTATGACGATCATCCCCAGGGCCATCCTTCTCCTTTCTACCCTGCTCCCACAGCAGTGTTAGAAGATGATGTAAGATTGGAAACCCTTCCAGAAGGCCAACTTCTCCCACCTCCACGACACCCTCATCTTGACTATGACCCTGTTGAATCTGAAGGGAGAG ATGTACGATGGAGAGACCCTGACCTTCATGAAGTAATTGATTTTCTTGGTCATCCTAATAACGTTGTGCGTGTGAACGCAGCAGCTTATCTTCAGCATCTGTGTTACATGGATGACAACATGAAACAGAAGACAAG GGCTTTAGGAGGAATCCCGCCATTGATAGAGTTACTGAATCAAGAAATCCCTGAAATCCAAAGGAATGCTTGTGGGGCTCTCAGAAATCTTTCGTATGGAAGACAAAATGACGAAAATAAG aggGCTATACGTAATGCAGGAGGAATCCCTGCATTAGTAAGACTTCTTAGAAAAACACCTGATAATGAAATCAGAGAACTTGTAACAGGAATTTTGTGGAACCTGTCATCGTGTGAG GATTTGAAACGTCCAATTATAGATGATGCATTAGGTGTCCTGTTGAGCCATGTGATCTTTCCTCATGTTGGGTGGGATCGTAACAGAGATAACTCGGAATCTGTACGGCCTCAAGAAGTGTATTGGTCAACTGTGTTTCGCAATGCTAGTGGTATTTTGAG aaatgtGAGTTCTGCTGGAGAATATGCAAGGAAAAAACTTCGAGAGTGTGAAGGGCTCGTAGACTCTTTATTGCATCTCGTCAAAGCAGCAATTGGAAAGAATGACATGGATAACAAAAGTGTTGAAAACTGTGTTTGCATATTTCGAAACTTGTCTTATCGCTGCCAGGAAGTAGAAGACCCTGACTATGACAAACACGTGTTTCAACCATCTCAGCCCAAAGGTAGTCCAATGAAAG ttggtGACAACCTTGGATGTTTTGGTGCTAGTAAGAAGAAGAAAGAAGCTCAAAACctagaaaaacaaaagaaggaATTAATGGCTACAAACATGCCAAGACCCACTTCTCAGCCTGCACGAGGAATGGAGCTGCTTTGGCAACCAGAAATAGTTCATTCCTACCTGTCCTTGCTGTCTGAATGTTCAAATCCTGAAACTTTAGAAGCAGCAGCTGGAAGTATCCAGAACTTAGCAGCTTGTTATTGGCAG CCAAGCATAGACATTAGAGCAGCTGTGAGGAAGGAAAAAGGGTTACCAATTCTAGTGGAGCTCTTACGAATGGAAGTTGATAGGGTTGTATGTGCAGTTGCTACTGCTTTACGAAACCTTGCTATGGACCAAAGGAACAAAGAACTTATAG GGAAATATGCTATGCGAGATTTGGTTCAGAAACTTCCAAATAGTGGCTCTGCCCATGATGTTGGAACATCAAATGAAACCATTGCTGCTGTGCTTGCAACACTCAATGAAGTAATTGTTAAAAACAGTGATTTTGCTCGGTCACTGTTGGAAGCAGGAGGGGTGGAGAGATTAACTTACATAGCAAAACAAcgagggaaattttcccctcggGTAGTCAAGTTTACTGCTCAA tTGCTTTACAACATGTGGCAACATCAAGAGCTGCGAGAAGTGTACAGAAGATCAGGTTGGAAAGAAACTCATTTTATTACACGCACTATGGTTGCTCGTAGTTCTGCCTCTCCTACTGGAAGTGTTAATAGCACCCTTAGTCGACCAATTAGCACACAAGGTGGAACCAAATATGAAGATAGGACACTTCCACGTGGAGGACAAG tGGGTGTGTACAATCAG gCCGAAGAATATCCAATGAATGACCTAGCCCATCCTGTCGAACTTCCGCACCATCGGCCCCCTGTTGGAGGAGTGCCTATTTATCCACCTGCTCCA ATGAGATCCCCTGTAGAGCCACTTTATGCCCAAGTTAATCGTGACAAGAAGAAGAACCGCCATCCTGACTCGTCTTCCCAGTCCATGTTACTTGACCACCAGGGGGCGCCAGCAGGAGACTCCTGGGTGTGA